Proteins co-encoded in one Rhodococcus sp. PAMC28707 genomic window:
- a CDS encoding DUF72 domain-containing protein, whose product MPRLTRPSEVRIGISGWTYAPWRGDFYPAGLPHRAELGYASTHLSSIEINGTFYAMQKPSSFVKWREETPVDFVFAIKGGRYITHVKRLVGAEVALANFFATGVLSLGAKLGPILWQLPPNFQFDADKLAAFFDVLPRTTTAAIELAEQRDDKLPEDRVNLDVDGDRPLRHALEVRHPSFQVEEAVSLLRENGIVFVVADSAGKYPYVETPTADLMYLRLHGADELYASGYTEEALDGWAAKIKKWTEQGLDVHVYFDNDAKGFAPFDAMRLIERL is encoded by the coding sequence ATGCCACGGCTTACGCGACCATCAGAGGTTCGAATCGGTATCTCCGGCTGGACGTATGCGCCGTGGCGAGGCGACTTCTATCCAGCCGGCCTGCCGCACCGCGCTGAGCTCGGATACGCGTCGACGCACCTGTCCTCGATCGAGATCAACGGCACTTTCTATGCAATGCAGAAGCCGTCGAGTTTCGTGAAGTGGCGCGAGGAGACGCCGGTAGATTTCGTATTCGCTATCAAGGGCGGCCGCTACATCACCCACGTCAAACGTCTCGTCGGAGCCGAAGTGGCGCTGGCGAACTTCTTTGCTACCGGGGTGTTGAGCTTGGGCGCCAAGCTCGGTCCCATTCTGTGGCAGCTTCCACCCAATTTTCAGTTCGATGCGGACAAGCTCGCGGCATTCTTCGACGTTCTTCCTCGAACAACCACGGCCGCAATCGAACTCGCCGAGCAGCGGGACGACAAGCTGCCCGAGGATCGAGTCAATCTCGATGTCGACGGTGACCGCCCGCTGCGACATGCGCTCGAAGTTCGGCATCCGAGCTTTCAGGTGGAAGAAGCAGTCTCGCTGTTGAGGGAGAACGGTATTGTCTTCGTCGTTGCAGACAGTGCAGGTAAATATCCGTACGTCGAGACGCCGACGGCAGATTTGATGTACTTACGTCTGCACGGTGCCGACGAGCTCTACGCGAGCGGCTATACCGAGGAGGCGCTCGACGGTTGGGCAGCGAAGATAAAAAAGTGGACCGAGCAGGGCCTCGACGTCCACGTGTACTTCGACAACGATGCGAAGGGTTTCGCACCGTTCGATGCAATGAGGCTGATCGAGCGGCTGTAG
- a CDS encoding aldo/keto reductase, which yields MTTSDNATPAAASGTFRLGGDLEINRLGYGTMQLPGEGVWGEPKDRAAAIRVLQRAVELGVNFFDTADSYGPEVAEDLLREALHPYRDDVVIATKAGLTRQGPGIWTPVGRPAYLRQQAELSLRRLGLDRIDLFQLHRIDPEVALEDQVGQLKKLQDEGKIRHIGLSQVSVAEAEAAQKIAPIVSVQNLYNLSDRSSEELLDWSTANGVGFIPWFPLATGKLSGEGSPLSTLAKQHNASPSQLALAWLLKRSPVVLPIPGTSSVEHLEDNLAGASIELTDDEFEALSAAGA from the coding sequence ATGACTACTTCGGACAATGCCACGCCCGCCGCCGCTTCCGGGACGTTCCGCCTCGGCGGCGACCTCGAGATCAATCGCCTCGGATACGGCACGATGCAGCTGCCGGGCGAAGGCGTCTGGGGAGAGCCGAAAGACCGAGCCGCCGCCATTCGCGTTCTACAGCGGGCCGTCGAGCTGGGCGTGAACTTCTTCGACACCGCCGACAGCTATGGCCCCGAGGTTGCCGAGGACCTACTGCGCGAGGCCCTACATCCCTACCGTGACGACGTCGTCATCGCCACCAAAGCCGGACTGACCCGTCAGGGACCCGGCATCTGGACGCCTGTGGGACGCCCCGCCTACCTGCGCCAGCAGGCAGAACTCAGTCTTCGACGTCTTGGGTTGGACCGGATCGATTTGTTCCAGCTCCACCGAATCGACCCGGAGGTGGCGTTGGAGGACCAGGTCGGCCAGCTGAAGAAACTGCAGGACGAAGGAAAGATCCGCCACATCGGGCTCAGTCAGGTTTCGGTGGCCGAGGCGGAGGCCGCGCAGAAGATCGCGCCGATCGTGTCCGTTCAGAACCTGTACAACCTCTCCGACCGATCCTCGGAGGAGCTGTTGGACTGGTCGACGGCCAACGGCGTCGGCTTCATCCCGTGGTTCCCCCTGGCAACAGGCAAGCTCAGCGGCGAGGGCAGTCCGTTGTCCACGCTCGCGAAGCAGCACAACGCGTCGCCGTCGCAACTTGCACTGGCTTGGCTGTTGAAGCGTTCGCCGGTCGTGTTGCCGATCCCGGGAACGTCGAGCGTGGAGCACCTGGAAGACAACCTCGCGGGCGCGAGCATCGAACTCACCGACGACGAGTTCGAAGCGCTTTCTGCCGCAGGAGCCTAG
- a CDS encoding GTP pyrophosphokinase family protein yields MMGYKFGTDELMTKINILKEEFTHIHQYSPIEHVASRLKTPESLLEKARRKNCPLTFEDIRKNIFDIAGIRITCSFISDTYRVADMLTGQADVEVIEIKDYIANPKPNGYKSLHVIVEIPVFMTDRVQPVLVELQIRTIAMDFWASLEHKIFYKYRGAIPASLLDELTDAAESANRLDVKMEHLHDEIGEIKNSNLDAPDNIQLSSMPPLSLPRELLSSLLERGSMGQL; encoded by the coding sequence ATGATGGGGTACAAATTCGGCACCGACGAACTGATGACCAAGATCAATATCCTCAAAGAGGAATTCACGCACATACATCAGTATTCGCCGATCGAACATGTGGCATCTCGGCTCAAGACGCCGGAAAGCCTGCTCGAGAAGGCGCGGCGCAAGAATTGCCCGCTCACCTTCGAAGACATTCGCAAGAACATCTTCGACATCGCCGGCATCAGGATCACCTGCAGCTTCATCTCAGATACCTACCGAGTCGCCGACATGCTGACCGGTCAGGCCGACGTCGAGGTCATCGAGATCAAGGACTACATCGCCAATCCGAAACCCAACGGCTACAAGAGTCTTCACGTGATCGTCGAGATACCTGTCTTCATGACGGACCGAGTCCAGCCCGTTCTCGTCGAGCTCCAGATCCGCACCATCGCGATGGACTTCTGGGCAAGCCTGGAACACAAGATCTTCTACAAGTACCGAGGCGCTATCCCCGCTTCGCTGCTCGACGAGCTCACCGATGCTGCCGAAAGCGCGAACAGACTCGACGTGAAAATGGAACATCTGCACGACGAGATCGGTGAAATCAAGAACAGCAATCTCGATGCCCCGGACAACATTCAGCTCAGCTCGATGCCGCCGCTGTCGTTGCCTCGCGAGCTGCTCTCGTCACTTCTCGAACGCGGCAGCATGGGACAGCTCTAG
- a CDS encoding DoxX family protein → MTTTTTTATRTNSPVAARVGWVLTAVIAIFLIFDGVTKLLNVQAVKDASVELGLRDEMMPVVGIVLLVSLALYLLPRTAFLGAVLLTGYLGGAVLTNWRVDKPLFSTVLFAVYVGIVVWAALYLRDPKVRQIMPFVR, encoded by the coding sequence ATGACCACAACCACAACCACCGCAACGCGCACCAACTCACCCGTCGCTGCTCGTGTCGGCTGGGTGCTCACCGCGGTGATCGCGATCTTCCTGATTTTCGACGGAGTCACCAAGCTGCTGAACGTGCAGGCGGTGAAGGACGCGAGCGTGGAACTCGGCCTTCGGGACGAGATGATGCCCGTCGTCGGCATCGTTCTACTCGTATCGCTGGCCCTGTACTTGCTGCCGCGCACCGCATTTCTCGGTGCTGTACTGCTCACCGGTTACCTCGGTGGCGCGGTCCTCACCAACTGGCGCGTCGACAAGCCGCTGTTCAGTACCGTGCTGTTTGCTGTGTACGTCGGAATCGTGGTGTGGGCTGCGCTGTATCTCCGGGATCCGAAAGTACGCCAGATCATGCCCTTCGTACGCTGA
- a CDS encoding helicase-related protein yields the protein MPPRRRKPTTTARTIGAGKSAAARKFKESTAAQSAASPTAKKAPAKKAATKRTPAKRTTTRKRAPRKTVSPDLRLPDPGERVWVLDVPFEDRALASASGARWHPGPRVFAFYGTELPDGLASFESMPYSLQRWIEDDANEEWRPEEMHERSMTPRATQLESVRRHLDALDNGFPYFAQMDSTGLGKTLAVCEAVRQMEDPSIGTVLVVAPKGALPGWRRTIADTEADIHPSERKRWLLVTYQSTKKLLTVPEDIDLGKRKRTQNKRTITLGELRFDIDIVVADESHALMNIESQQSQILWRYQEAARAVVWMSATPGYQPMHFAYMARAIEQSRAQEQIIGDDEGLGHAITAQWATFLEESGFALKEGKATTGLKTWRWEPEDAARRERDIGTIHRWLSGGAVPWSISRPSPPTPREPLGQELTAVQKRLYHSAWVDYRKEVGLPNWKTVSGRRVLQKNPSTRAAALRLRQKCSYLRIPASADQVRAWVRDGNQVFVSMFYRESVAELSQSLRDEGLDVAVVDGSMSSAAQETEIRRFQTGAARVIVSTTTSAINLHSNELLLPEKTVSTAAPRITLIHDPRWTPIEIRQIEGRANRIDKDHNHTTSTCYYGYAEGTVEEEMVLTGVERIADLGSIVGQADLIDPEAFLAARADPDQPGTLFEVASDAR from the coding sequence ATGCCACCTCGTAGACGCAAGCCCACAACCACCGCGAGAACCATCGGCGCAGGCAAGAGCGCTGCCGCGCGGAAGTTCAAGGAGTCGACGGCAGCACAGTCGGCCGCATCGCCGACGGCCAAGAAAGCCCCCGCGAAGAAGGCCGCTACCAAACGGACGCCTGCCAAGCGGACCACGACGCGTAAGCGGGCGCCACGTAAGACCGTCTCGCCGGACCTGCGGTTGCCAGATCCGGGTGAGCGGGTATGGGTCCTCGACGTGCCGTTCGAGGATCGCGCTCTCGCGTCGGCCTCCGGCGCTCGATGGCATCCGGGTCCGCGGGTGTTCGCGTTCTATGGGACCGAGCTGCCCGACGGTTTGGCGTCGTTCGAGTCGATGCCGTACAGCCTGCAGCGCTGGATCGAGGACGATGCCAACGAGGAGTGGCGGCCCGAGGAGATGCACGAGCGGTCGATGACGCCGCGGGCGACGCAGCTCGAGTCGGTGCGCAGGCATCTCGACGCGTTGGACAACGGGTTTCCGTATTTCGCCCAGATGGACTCGACGGGACTGGGCAAGACTCTTGCCGTGTGCGAGGCCGTCCGCCAGATGGAGGATCCGAGCATCGGAACCGTGCTGGTCGTAGCGCCCAAAGGTGCTCTTCCTGGTTGGCGGCGCACCATCGCCGACACCGAGGCCGACATTCATCCGTCCGAGCGCAAGCGCTGGCTACTGGTGACATACCAGTCGACGAAGAAGCTGCTGACGGTCCCCGAAGATATAGATCTGGGCAAACGCAAGCGAACACAGAACAAGAGGACCATCACGCTCGGCGAACTTCGATTCGACATCGACATCGTGGTGGCCGACGAGTCGCACGCGTTGATGAATATCGAGTCGCAGCAGTCGCAGATCCTCTGGCGCTACCAAGAGGCTGCTCGCGCCGTCGTCTGGATGTCTGCCACACCCGGTTATCAACCGATGCATTTCGCGTACATGGCCCGGGCGATCGAGCAGAGTCGTGCGCAGGAGCAGATCATCGGTGACGACGAAGGCCTCGGACATGCCATCACCGCGCAGTGGGCGACGTTCCTCGAGGAGTCGGGCTTCGCGCTCAAGGAAGGCAAGGCGACGACCGGGCTGAAAACGTGGCGGTGGGAGCCCGAGGATGCTGCACGACGCGAGCGCGACATCGGCACCATCCATCGTTGGCTGTCCGGTGGCGCTGTCCCATGGTCGATTTCGCGGCCGTCTCCGCCCACGCCGCGCGAGCCTCTCGGCCAGGAACTGACAGCCGTGCAGAAGCGGCTCTATCACTCGGCATGGGTGGATTACCGCAAGGAGGTCGGTCTGCCGAACTGGAAAACGGTGAGCGGTAGGCGGGTGCTCCAGAAGAACCCGAGTACGCGAGCAGCCGCACTGCGGCTACGCCAAAAGTGCTCGTACTTACGCATTCCCGCATCTGCTGACCAGGTCCGCGCTTGGGTGCGGGACGGCAATCAGGTGTTCGTCTCGATGTTCTATCGCGAATCCGTCGCCGAGTTGTCGCAGTCTCTCCGCGACGAAGGTCTCGATGTCGCAGTGGTCGACGGCAGTATGAGCAGCGCAGCCCAGGAGACCGAGATTCGCCGATTCCAAACCGGCGCTGCACGAGTCATCGTGTCTACGACGACCAGTGCGATCAACCTGCATTCCAACGAGTTACTGCTGCCCGAGAAGACGGTGTCGACGGCCGCTCCCCGCATCACTCTCATTCACGACCCTCGGTGGACACCCATCGAGATCCGTCAGATCGAGGGGCGCGCGAATCGCATCGACAAGGACCACAACCACACCACCTCGACCTGCTATTACGGATATGCCGAGGGCACGGTCGAGGAGGAAATGGTACTGACCGGTGTCGAGCGCATCGCCGATCTGGGTTCGATCGTCGGTCAAGCGGATCTGATCGACCCGGAGGCATTCCTGGCGGCACGAGCCGACCCCGATCAGCCCGGAACACTGTTCGAGGTGGCCAGTGATGCCCGCTGA